One window of the Acidobacteriota bacterium genome contains the following:
- a CDS encoding TonB-dependent receptor — protein MKANLFLAMAVMLVVLVSQPVSQQARAQITSATISGVIKDSSAAVLPNVSVVISNQETGLKRSVATDDQGRYNARDLAVGSYEMAVSLTGFKEFVRKGITLVVGQNAVVNIQMELGDVSEQVVVTAEAPLIETTNAQLAGLVSSNQLRELPLNGRSFDQLALLQAGVQAFRQVLVTANTSFSTRMTVSGARIDANNIILDGIEINDWSRSGGGSAAGLFLGVDAVQEFKVLTHNYSSEFGRNAGAVINIVTRSGTNTMHGSVYEFLRNDRLDARNFFDAEKRTLRRNQFGGVVSGPIRTDKAFFVANYEGFRERRGSPFTNFVLTETARRGILPTGTITVAPQVMPYLSPNVMQLPNAGILPGGVTGRFLYQFKKPTQEDYGMGRLDYRINDNDSIYFRYTRDESSSVDPDLRGSTPSFNAAHDFTQHSGVFQYTRILSPSLINISRVGVKRAVPKSVPLAGSDFPEQALTFIPSQPFGRMEFSTTSNTFGAGASSALTPFGQASLTPGHWFTTGYQLNDHLVLTRGDHAIKFGFEYELIRDWINNGTVAGGSYTFTSIESFLAGQPARFTADLPSRDPSGDYYQHYLGWYVADDFKILPRLTLNLGLRHEFVTSPRDRRAGHTAAFLSLARDPDATLTPVLFNVTKNQFAPRVGLAWDVSGDGKTSIRSGFGLYHNLWLGRDYGIFVQPAPQYRGTLTIQPPARQPVFPNEFLVQQGLGFPISSSLPTGSHVQYDGVKTPTMLHYSLEVQRELFPTGMLRVGYVGSKGYSLLSNSLGNPRLPTILPDGRMFFAATTPLVNPRLNPITERSSEAASRYNSLQLDFRMRPTHGLEIQTVYVWSKSIDNLSSQAGADSRGAPTLFMNPFLHSIDKGLSDFDARQNFTLNYLYEVPSGERNSAVARAALRGWSLGGIISLAGGNPYTALTGFCRSNVTTNCGADRPNLAPGASNNPLIGDPTRYFDATAFTLQDAGTFGNAGRNTLIGPALVNFDFSVYKKFPVSETKSFQFRAEIFNLFNHPTFALPGGNLFTATGARQENAGVITRTTTTSREVQFALKFSF, from the coding sequence ATGAAAGCGAACTTATTTTTAGCAATGGCAGTGATGCTGGTTGTTCTAGTCAGCCAGCCTGTCAGCCAACAGGCCCGCGCCCAGATTACCTCGGCCACAATTTCCGGGGTCATCAAGGATTCCAGCGCGGCCGTGCTGCCCAACGTCTCGGTGGTGATCAGCAATCAGGAGACCGGCCTGAAGCGCAGCGTGGCCACCGACGATCAGGGCCGCTACAACGCGCGCGACCTGGCGGTGGGCAGCTACGAGATGGCGGTGTCGCTCACCGGATTCAAGGAATTCGTGCGCAAGGGCATCACCCTGGTCGTCGGGCAGAATGCCGTGGTGAACATCCAGATGGAACTCGGCGATGTTTCCGAGCAGGTGGTGGTAACGGCGGAAGCCCCGCTCATCGAGACCACCAACGCGCAGTTGGCCGGACTGGTCAGCAGCAACCAGCTTCGCGAGCTGCCGCTCAACGGACGCAGCTTCGATCAACTGGCGCTGCTGCAGGCTGGCGTGCAGGCGTTTCGCCAGGTGCTGGTTACCGCCAACACCAGCTTCTCCACGCGGATGACGGTCAGCGGCGCGCGCATCGACGCCAACAATATTATTCTTGACGGCATCGAGATCAATGACTGGTCCCGCTCCGGCGGCGGCAGCGCGGCGGGCTTGTTCCTGGGCGTGGACGCGGTGCAGGAGTTCAAAGTGCTCACGCACAACTACTCCTCCGAGTTCGGGCGCAACGCCGGCGCGGTGATCAACATTGTTACGCGCTCCGGCACCAACACCATGCATGGCTCGGTCTATGAGTTCCTGCGCAACGACCGGCTGGACGCCCGGAACTTCTTCGACGCCGAGAAGCGCACCCTGCGCCGCAATCAGTTCGGCGGCGTGGTCAGCGGGCCTATCAGGACGGACAAGGCGTTTTTCGTGGCCAACTATGAAGGTTTCCGCGAGCGCCGCGGCAGCCCGTTCACCAACTTCGTGCTGACTGAGACGGCGCGCCGTGGGATTCTGCCCACCGGCACGATCACGGTGGCGCCTCAAGTCATGCCGTATCTGTCGCCCAACGTGATGCAGCTTCCCAACGCGGGCATCCTGCCCGGCGGAGTTACCGGCCGCTTTCTCTACCAGTTCAAGAAGCCGACCCAGGAAGACTACGGCATGGGGCGTCTCGACTATCGCATCAACGACAACGACTCGATTTATTTCCGCTACACGCGCGATGAGTCCAGCTCGGTGGACCCCGACCTGCGCGGCTCCACGCCATCATTCAACGCCGCGCACGACTTCACGCAGCACAGCGGCGTCTTCCAATACACGCGCATCCTGAGCCCCTCGCTGATCAACATTTCCCGCGTGGGCGTGAAGCGCGCGGTGCCCAAGAGCGTGCCACTGGCCGGCTCGGACTTCCCGGAGCAGGCGCTGACCTTCATCCCCAGCCAGCCCTTCGGGCGCATGGAGTTCAGCACCACCTCCAACACCTTTGGCGCGGGCGCATCTTCCGCCCTGACCCCGTTCGGACAGGCCAGCCTGACGCCCGGCCACTGGTTCACCACCGGCTATCAGTTGAATGACCACCTGGTGCTGACGCGCGGAGACCATGCCATAAAGTTTGGCTTTGAATATGAGTTGATCCGCGACTGGATCAACAATGGAACGGTGGCCGGCGGCTCCTATACGTTTACCAGCATCGAGTCATTCCTGGCCGGCCAGCCCGCGCGCTTCACCGCTGATCTGCCAAGCCGCGATCCCAGCGGCGACTACTACCAGCACTATCTCGGCTGGTATGTGGCGGACGACTTCAAAATCCTGCCGCGCCTGACGCTCAACCTTGGCTTGCGGCACGAGTTCGTTACCTCGCCGCGCGACCGCCGCGCCGGCCACACGGCGGCCTTCCTGAGCCTCGCCCGCGATCCCGATGCCACACTCACGCCGGTGCTGTTCAATGTTACCAAGAACCAATTCGCGCCGCGTGTCGGTTTGGCCTGGGACGTCTCCGGGGACGGCAAGACCAGCATCCGCTCGGGCTTCGGCCTGTATCACAACCTGTGGCTTGGTCGTGATTATGGCATTTTCGTGCAGCCCGCTCCGCAGTACCGCGGCACGCTGACCATTCAGCCGCCCGCCCGGCAGCCAGTGTTCCCGAATGAGTTTCTGGTGCAGCAGGGCTTGGGCTTCCCCATCTCGTCGAGCCTGCCCACCGGCAGCCACGTGCAGTATGACGGCGTCAAGACTCCCACCATGCTGCACTACAGTCTGGAGGTTCAACGCGAACTGTTTCCCACCGGAATGCTGCGCGTGGGCTATGTCGGCAGCAAAGGCTATAGCCTGTTGAGCAATTCACTGGGCAATCCAAGGCTCCCAACCATTCTTCCTGACGGCAGAATGTTCTTCGCGGCGACCACTCCGCTGGTGAATCCACGCCTGAATCCCATCACCGAGCGCAGCAGCGAGGCAGCCTCGCGCTACAACTCGCTGCAACTGGATTTCCGCATGAGGCCGACGCACGGGCTGGAGATTCAGACGGTTTACGTGTGGAGCAAGAGCATCGACAACCTGTCCTCGCAGGCCGGCGCGGATTCGCGCGGCGCTCCCACGCTGTTCATGAATCCCTTCCTGCACAGCATCGACAAAGGCTTGTCGGACTTTGACGCCCGGCAGAACTTCACGTTGAATTATCTGTATGAGGTTCCCTCCGGCGAGCGCAACAGCGCAGTGGCCCGCGCCGCCCTGCGCGGCTGGAGCCTGGGTGGCATCATCTCCCTGGCGGGTGGCAACCCCTATACGGCACTGACGGGATTCTGCCGTTCCAATGTCACTACCAACTGCGGCGCTGATCGCCCGAACCTGGCGCCGGGAGCCAGCAACAATCCGCTCATCGGCGATCCGACCCGTTATTTTGACGCCACGGCTTTCACCCTGCAGGACGCCGGCACTTTCGGCAACGCAGGCCGCAACACCTTGATCGGTCCCGCGCTGGTGAACTTCGATTTCTCGGTGTACAAGAAATTCCCGGTAAGCGAGACCAAGAGTTTCCAGTTCCGCGCGGAAATCTTCAACCTCTTCAATCATCCGACCTTCGCATTGCCGGGCGGCAATCTCTTCACCGCCACCGGCGCGCGGCAGGAAAATGCGGGAGTAATTACCAGAACAACCACCACCAGCCGAGAAGTGCAGTTTGCCCTGAAGTTCAGCTTTTAA
- a CDS encoding 3-hydroxyacyl-CoA dehydrogenase family protein: MKLQHVGVCGCGLMGAGIAEVVARAGYPVVVLEATNELCERGLGSITRSLDKLVSKSLLPADEKLAIVNRLRATVDPSELAHCDLIIEAIVEDLDAKKKLWRALDPHLKKDAILASNTSSLSIREMMTATSRPERFVGLHFFNPVPLMSLVEASKSDRTDPEVYRAALEFVAVLGKTAVEVSDRPGFIVNRLLIPYLLDAVRVLEQRVGTIADIDQAMKLGCGYPMGPFVLMDLIGIDTTVSIANILFAQLAEPRFAPPALLRRMVAAGWLGRKSGQGFYDYADRNSPKPQDELLLS; the protein is encoded by the coding sequence ATGAAGCTACAGCATGTCGGAGTATGCGGATGCGGGCTGATGGGCGCGGGAATCGCCGAAGTGGTGGCGCGTGCCGGCTACCCGGTGGTTGTGCTGGAAGCAACCAACGAGCTTTGCGAGCGCGGGCTAGGCTCGATCACGCGCAGTCTGGACAAGCTTGTCAGCAAGAGTCTACTGCCGGCCGATGAGAAGCTGGCAATCGTGAATCGCCTGCGGGCCACGGTTGATCCCAGTGAGTTGGCGCACTGCGACCTGATTATTGAAGCGATCGTTGAAGACCTCGACGCCAAGAAGAAGTTGTGGCGCGCCCTCGACCCACATCTGAAGAAGGACGCCATACTGGCCAGCAATACTTCCTCGCTATCGATCCGCGAAATGATGACCGCCACCAGCCGGCCGGAGCGATTCGTAGGCCTGCATTTTTTCAATCCCGTTCCGCTCATGTCCTTGGTTGAGGCCAGCAAGTCGGATCGCACCGACCCGGAAGTCTATCGCGCCGCGCTCGAGTTTGTCGCGGTGCTGGGCAAGACGGCCGTCGAGGTCTCCGATCGTCCCGGCTTCATCGTCAATCGCCTGCTGATTCCCTACCTGCTCGACGCCGTGCGCGTCCTGGAGCAGCGCGTGGGGACCATCGCCGACATCGATCAGGCCATGAAGCTGGGCTGCGGCTACCCGATGGGGCCGTTCGTGCTGATGGACCTGATCGGCATTGACACCACCGTCTCCATCGCCAACATCTTGTTCGCGCAACTCGCCGAGCCGCGCTTCGCCCCGCCCGCGCTGCTGCGGCGCATGGTCGCCGCCGGTTGGCTGGGGCGCAAATCCGGCCAGGGCTTTTACGATTACGCGGATCGCAACTCACCCAAGCCTCAGGATGAGTTACTTTTGAGTTAG
- a CDS encoding enoyl-CoA hydratase, producing MELFENLSIERRDQVALVTINRPKVLNALNALTIDELARCFTTLKTDADVSVVILTGAGERAFVAGADIRELAQYTPEQAKACALKGQALCDKIEKLGKPTIAAINGLALGGGCEIALACTLRIASQTARLGQPEVKLGIIPGYGGTQRLPRLVGRGRALELILTGEQLSAEDALRWGLVNRVVPPDQLIAAALELAARIVANSPRAVSLAMEAVNEGLDSPLAQGLFLEASLFGLSFSTSDMQEGTKSFLEKRPANFAKP from the coding sequence ATGGAACTTTTCGAGAACCTGAGCATCGAGCGGCGCGATCAAGTGGCCTTGGTAACCATCAACCGGCCCAAGGTGCTGAACGCGCTGAACGCGCTGACGATTGACGAGCTGGCGCGCTGTTTCACGACATTGAAGACAGATGCCGATGTGAGCGTGGTCATCCTGACCGGCGCGGGCGAGCGCGCCTTCGTGGCCGGAGCGGATATCCGGGAGCTTGCCCAGTACACCCCGGAACAGGCCAAGGCCTGCGCGCTGAAGGGGCAGGCGCTGTGCGACAAAATCGAGAAACTCGGCAAGCCGACCATCGCGGCCATCAACGGGCTGGCGCTGGGCGGCGGTTGCGAAATCGCCCTGGCCTGCACGCTGCGCATCGCCAGCCAGACGGCGCGCCTGGGCCAGCCGGAGGTGAAGCTGGGCATCATCCCTGGCTACGGCGGAACGCAGCGGTTGCCGCGCCTGGTGGGGCGGGGCCGAGCGCTCGAGCTGATCCTAACCGGCGAGCAACTCTCCGCCGAGGACGCCCTTCGCTGGGGCCTGGTGAATCGCGTCGTGCCGCCCGATCAATTAATCGCCGCGGCCCTCGAGCTGGCGGCCAGGATTGTCGCCAACTCGCCGCGCGCAGTCTCTCTGGCCATGGAAGCCGTGAACGAAGGACTTGACTCGCCGCTGGCGCAGGGACTATTCCTGGAGGCCAGTCTGTTCGGCCTCAGCTTTTCGACCAGCGACATGCAAGAGGGCACCAAATCTTTTCTGGAGAAAAGGCCCGCGAATTTCGCGAAGCCATGA